The genomic interval GCCGTGCGCGGCGCGGACATCAGTTACAACGGCGCGCCGACCGGATACGCCGCGAGCCCCCGCGAGGCGATCTCCTACGTCAGCGCGCACGACAACCAGACGCTGTTCGACGCGGTGCTGCTCAAAGCGCCCCTCGGCGCCACGGCCGCGCAGCGGACCCGCATGCAGAACCTTGGCAACAGCCTGGTGCTGCTGGGTCAGGGCCTGCCGTTCAGTTACGCCGGCGATGAGATCCTGCGGTCCAAGAGTTTCGACACGGACAGCTACAACAGCGGCGACTGGTTCAACACCCTGGACTTCACCGGCAAGAGCAACGGGTTCGGCCGGGGCCTGCCACCCGCCGAGAAGAACGCCGGCAACTGGGACCTGTACCGCGCGCTCCTCGGCAATCCGGCCCTCAAGGTCAGTCCAGCCGATGTGAGCCGGGCCTTCGACCATTACCGCGAGATGCTGCGCGTGCGCTACTCGAGCAGCCTGTTCCGCATGGAGACGGCCGCGCAGGTGCAGCAGGGCCTGACCTTCCTGAATGTCGGCCCGGCGCAGCAGCCCGGCGTGATCGCCATGAAACTCAGCGGCGCCGTGAGCGCCACGAACCCCTACCGGCAGGTGCTGGTGGTGTTCAACGCCACCGGTCAGAGCGTGACGCTGAACGACCCGGCCCTCACGGGCCTGAACCTCAGCCTGCACCCGGTGCTGGCGGGCAGCACCGACCCGGTCGTGAAGGGCAGCCGCGCCAGTGGCGGCAGCGTGACCGTTCCGGCCCTCACCACGGCCGTGTTCGTCAGTCAATAAACCGGTGCAGGCGGGCCGCCCAGGTGAGAAGGCGGCCCGCCTGCGGTATGTTCGGGCTCAGATCACCCGCAGGAGTTTCACCCATGCAAACCATTGAAAACCAGACGTTCACCAAAAAACGCATCGAGATCGACGGTACCCAGTTTCAGAACTGCACGTTCGTCGAGTGCCTCCTGGTGTACAAGGGCACGGACGGCACCGCCATGAACGACTGTCAGCTTGACAACACCGGCTTTGCCTTTGAAGGCAACGCCGCGAAAACCATCGAGTTGCTCGCCGCCATGTACCGGGGCGGTTTCCAGGAGCTGGTCGAGGCGACCATCGCCAGCATTCGCGGCGAGACGGACCAGGACCCCGGGCACGCGCAGGCCTGACCGGCCCGCACCGGCCCGACGGGACCCCTGGCGGGTCCCGTTCGCGTTGCGGTGCGGACGCTATGCTGCCGCGCATGACCCCCTCCCCCCTGCCAGTAATTCTTGACGGTGACCCGGGCCTGGACGACGCGGTGGCGTGGCTGATGGCGCTGGGCAGCCCGGAGGACCTGACGGTGCTGGGCGTCACGACTGTGCACGGCAACGTGGGCCTGGAGCTCACCACGCGCAATGCGGGCGTGACCCTGGCTCTGGCGGGACCGGCCGGCGAGGCCGTTCGGGTGTATCCGGGCGCGGACCGGCCCCTGGTCCGTGAGGCCCTGACGGCCGCGGCGGTGCATGGGGACTCGGGCCTGCCCGCGGAGAATCTGCCGGAACCTCGTTGTCCGGCCGAACCCGAGCACGCCGTTGATTTCATCATCCGGACGGTGCGCGAGCGGCCTGGGCAGGTGACGCTGGTCCCCACCGGCCCCCTCACGAACGTGGCGCTGGCCTTGCGTCTGGCGCCGGAGATAGCGCCGCTGATCCGGGAGATTGTGTGGATGGGCGGCAGTACCGCGCAGGGCAACCGGACCCCCGCCGCTGAATTCAATGCCCTGGCCGACCCGCACGCCGCTCAGGTGGTGTTCGGCAGCGGGGTGCCGCTGCGGATGGTGGGGCTGAACGTCACCCTGCAGTGCATTGCCAGTCCGGACCGGGTGCAGGCGCTGCGGGCGCTGGGAACGCGGGCGGGGGTGGTGTGCGCGGAGCTGCTCACCTTCTACGGCGGTGTGTACCGCCGCCGGTACGGTCTGAACGGGGGCGCCCTGCATGATCCTCTGGCGGTAGCGGCTGCGTTCCGTCCGGAGTTGCTGGAGTGGCAGGGCATGCACGTGGCCGCCGAGCTTCAGGAGGGGCTGAACCTGGGCCGGACGGTCTGCGATCTGTACGGCGTGACCGGTCAGCCGGCGAATGCGCTGGTGGCGGTAGGGGTCCGTGACCCCGAGTTCTTTGCGCTGCTGCTGGAGCGTCTCGCCCGCCTGCCCTGACGCCCTGTGGTGGGCTCAGGCAGGCCCGTCAGTGATATGCACGGGCACCTCGTGGGCGCCGGGTAGCAGGTAGGCGCGCAGGGCAGAACGGCTGAGGTCGGCGATCAGGTACGGCACCGGGTACGCCGCAAGGCGCAGATCGGTGGCGCTGGGGGTCTCCGGGCCGCGCGGGTGGCTGTGGTACAGACCCACGAGGTTCAGCCCTTCGGCGCGCATGGCTTTCAGGGCGCGCAGCAGCTGTCCGGGGTCCGCGAGGTACTCCCTGCGGGGGTCAGGGGCGATGTTGGCCAGCGGGTACAGGGTGCGCACCACCCATGCGGGGCCGCGCTGCACGCCGCCGAGCGCTCCCAGCTGTTCGCGTTCGGGGTCCTGCCGCACGTGGGTCCAGAGGGCCGCGTGCAGCGCGGCGGGCAGGTACAGGGGCACGGGGTGCATTATGCCCCTGGCACCGCCCTGGGGTGAGCAGGGTGAAATGCCGTGCTGGTGCGGAATTGGGTGGTGGTTTGGGGTACACTGCCGGGCATGGCGAAGGCTCGTTCAAGGGGTGCAGCTCCGGTCAGCCGGTTCGACGGAGAGGCCCTGGGCCTGGTGCTGTTCGCGCTGGGGATTTTTCTGGGGGTGACGGTGTTCATGCCGCCGGTTGAGGCGGGCGGGGACTCGTTCATGGCGCAGGCGCGTGCGGTGCTGGTGGGCTGGCTGGGCTGGGGTGCGACGCTGCTGCCGGTGGTGCCGGTGGCGTACGGCACGCTGGTGTTCCTGGGGCGTGACGTGGGGAACCTGACGCGGCGGGTGCTGGGGGGCGTGGCGGTGGTGCTGTCGCTGCTGGCCCTTCATGAGGTGCTGGAGGCCGGTCAGGGCGGCACGCTGGTCGGTCTTGTGATGGGGCCGCTGCTGAGGGCCGTGAGTTATGCCGCGGCGCTGCTGCCGCTCCTGACCCTGACGCTGGGCACCGAGGTGATGCTGCGCCTGTCGCCGCTGTCCCTGCTCAAGGGGTTCTTCCGGGCCCTGAGCATGATGCTGGGCGGCGGAGCGGCGCAGGTGCAGGGTGTGATCGAGGCGCGGCAGGAGGGCCGGGAGGCGGCGCGCGCGCGCGTGGGGGCCCGGCAGGGCCTGGCAACGCTGGCCCGGGACGTGGAGGGCCTGCGCCGCCTGTACCCGGACGCGCCGGAACTGCACGATCTGCACGAGGAGCTGCGGGATGCGCAGCGGGACGTGCGGACCCTGGATGAGGCGGGACTGAAGAACCTGGACCGGGACCTGGCCGGCTGGCGTGAAGTGGTGAAGACGTTTGTAGGGAACGCCGCGCGGGATCTGCGGGCGGCCGTGGAGACCGAGGCCCCCGAGGCTGGGGCGCTGGTGGAGGCCACGGCGAACGAAGTGCGGGCCGGGCGGCACGACCTGAGTCCCGAACTGCCGAGCACCATGGCGAGCGCCTCCCTGGAACGGTTGAGGCGAACGCTGGTGCTGGAAGCCCAGCGGCTCGCGCAGCGCGCCGGGCGCCTGGAGCGGGAGCGCAAGGCGGCCGAAAAGGGCCTGGCGAAGGCCGACGCGGCGGCCCTAAGCCGGGAATGGCCGGCACACCGCGCCCGCGTGAAGGAATGGCAGGAGCTGGCCGCGGAATTCACAGCCTGGCGGGCGCGGGCTGCTGCGTACGCGGGATGGCCGGAACTGGCCGCGGCGTTCGACCGTGCCCCCACAGACGTGGCCGAATCTCTTGCCGAGGCCCTGGGAACCGACCCGGACGCGGTGCTGGCCGACCCGTCCGGGTGGCGGGCGCAGCTGGCCCGCGCGCAGGAGGAGGCGCGCCGGCGCGCGGAGGCGATTACGCCCGCCGCGCACGTCGAGGCGGGCGTGCCCACGCTGGATTTCGATTTCACCGGCCTGACGTCAACGTCGGCTGACACCGGGGTGACGACCTCCCCGCCGCTGTGGACACCGCCTGCCCGCGCCGTGGGGGCTGTGCCAGAGATGGCCGAGTCCACGGCGGTGACCCTCCCGCCGGTTCCCCCGGTGGCAGGGGGCCTCTCCCCTGCTCCCCGAACCTCCCCTGAAGAGCCGCAGGAGCAACCAGCTGAACCGCTCCTGTGGAACGCTGCGCCGGGCCCGGCCGTGGTCTCGGTGAGCGCCACGCCTGTCAGCCTGCCGCCGGCGGCGCAGCGGCCCGCGCCGGTGCTGGCCCCGGAGGTGCGGCCCGACCCGGAGCTGGGGGGGGTTGACCCGTTCAGCGGCTGGGACGATGACGACCTGCCTTTCGGTCCCTCCGGCGGGGGCAGCGGCACGCCGGTGGTGACGGCCCCGTCGGTGGTTGCTGCGCCCTGGGAAACGTCGGTGCCGGAACGCCGCCCGGTGCCGGCCAGCACGCCTGCCGCGCCGCTGCCCCTGTTCACGGGCGAGCCCACCACCCGACCGGCCCAGGGCGCATTGCCCCTGGCGAAGCCGGACGAATCGCTGCTGGACCCTCTTCCGGGAGCGGCCCTCAATACAGAGGCGCTGGATATTTCGGCGCGGCAGCGGGCCGGGCTGATTGATGAGACGCTGCGGCACTTCAACCTTCAGGCCCGGGTGGTGGATTACGCGCGTGGACCAACAGTGACCCGGTATGAGATCGAGCCTGCACCCGGGGAGAAAATCAGCCGTATTGCGGGGCTGGCGAATGACCTGGCCCGCGCACTGGCGGTGGGCGGCGTGCGTGTCGAGGCGCCGGTGCCGGGCAAGAGCGTGATTGGCCTGGAGGTGCCGAACGCTGAGAGGGAGCCGATCACGTTCCATCAGGCGGCGGCCGCCCCGAGCTTCAAGAACACCCGCGCGAAACTCCCGGTGATTCTCGGCAAGAGCATTGACGGGGAGATGATGGTGGGGGACCTGGCGAAGATGCCCCACCTGCTGGTGGCGGGCAGCACCGGCAGCGGGAAGTCGGTGTGCGTGAACACGCTGATCACGAGCCTGCTGTTCAAGTACCTGCCCACGGAGCTGCGGTTCCTGATGATCGACCCGAAAATGGTGGAGCTGACGCCGTACGACGGCATTCCGCATCTGGTGCGGGCCGTTGTCACGAACCCGGTGGATGCGGCGGGGGTTCTGCTGGGCGCCGTGGCCCACATGGAACGGCGTTACAAGATGATGTCCCAGGTGGGGGCGAAGAACCTGGAGCAGTACAACGCGAAGATGCGTCAGGTAGGTGAGACGGAGCTGCCACACCTGGTGATCATCATCGACGAGCTTGCCGACCTGATGATCACGTCGCCCAAGGAGGTCGAGTCCGCCATCATGCGCCTGGCGCAGATGGCCCGGGCGACGGGCATGCATCTGGTGCTGGCGACGCAGCGGCCCAGTGTGGATATCCTCACCAGCCTGATCAAGGTGAACGTTCCGGCCAGAATTGCGTTTGCGGTGAGCAGCAGCCATGACAGCCGCACGATCCTGGACGCTCTGGGTGCCGAGCGCCTGACCGGGATGGGTGACATGCTGTACTACCAGCCTGGGCTGGTGAAGCCGGTGCGTCTGCAGGGCCCTTACATCAGTGAGGTGGAGTCCGCGCGGATTGCGGATGAGCTGCGCCGACAGGTTTTTGAGGATGCATTCGTTGAAGCGTACGGCTCGGACTTTGAGGGTGGTGTGGAGGCCAGTGGCCCCAGCGGTGACCGGACCAACATGGATTTCAGTGATCCGCTGCTGCGTCAGGCGGCACAGATCTGTATTGAGGAGGGTCAGGGCAGCGTGTCGCGGCTGCAACGGCGCCTTTCTGTCGGTCATGCGCGCGCCGGCAAGTTGATGGACATGCTGGAAGCGATGGGGGTGGTCAGTAAGCATCAGGGCAGCAAACCACGTGAGGTTCTAGTCAGCGAGGCAGAACTTCCGGACTATTTTGGAAAGTAAGAACCTGAAGAGACTCTTAAGGTCCTGATAAAAGCATGAGAGGCCCCCTAAAAGTGGGGCCGTTTTTATTTACATCACCTGTTCGCTTGCTTCCAAAAGTTGCTTTTTCACCGCTGCTGGTGAAGATTGTCTGACGGAACCATCAGTTCAATCTTCGTTTCCCGAGGTGATTTCATGAAAAAGCAGACCAGCTTTATCACGCTCAGCCTGATGCTCGTGACGCCGGCCATGGCCGGCGGTGCCGGCGGACCCGCCATGACCGCCCCCGCCGCCGCGTGCAAAAGCATCGCCCAGATCGTCATGAGCGACCCGAACTTCAGCACGCTGGCGACTGCCGTGGAGGCCGCTGGCCTGTCCCAGACCCTCATGGGCGGCAACTACACGGTCTTTGCACCCTCCAACGCCGCCTTTGCCAAGCTGCCCAGTGACACGCTGGCCGCTGCCCTGAACGACCCGGCCCTGCTGCGCGCCCTGCTCACCTACCATGTGGTGCCGGGCAAGGTCTCAGCGAAACAGGTGATGACCCTCTCCACTGCCCGGACCGTGCAGGGCGGCAGCCTGCTGATCAGCGCGTCGGGCGGCAAGGTCATGGTAGACAACGCCACCGTGACCCGCACGGACATCGCTGCCTGCAACGGCATCATTCACGTGATCGATACGGTGCTGATGCCCGCGATGGCCGCGGCCCCCGCCCAGCCGGCCGCCACGGTCACTGCGCCCGCACCGGCCCCCACGGCCACCGCGCCCGCCACCACCACGGCGCCCGCGGCCACCGACATCATGGCCATCCCGGCGCTGCCCGTGGGCGTGACCACCGCACCCGCGACGACCACGACCACCACGGAGACAACGACCACCACCGACACGACGGTCACCACCGACACCACCACGGAGACGACGGCCACTGCCGATACCACCGCGGATATGACCGAAGGCACCACCCTGTATGACGTGATCGGCACCGACGAGCGTTTCAGCACGCTGCGCGACCTGCTCAGCGACGCCGAACTGACCGAAGTGCTCATCAGCAACGACTACACCATCTTCGCGCCCACCAACGAAGCCTTTGAAGCGCTGGATCCCGATACGCTCGCGCTGATCGCCAGCAACCCCGATACCCTCAAGGCCGTCCTGCTGTATCACGTGGTGTCCGGCAAGGTCACCGGCGAGCAGCTGGGGCAAGCCACGCAGCTGCGCAGTGAGCAGGGCGCCAGCCTGAACTTCAAGCTGGACGGCACCACCCAGATGGTCAATGAGGCCACCGTGACCGTCACGCCGGTCGAAGCCAGCAACGGTTACATCTACGCGGTAGACCAGGTGCTGCTGCCCCCTGACCTGGTGCTGCCCACGGCGCCCGCCGACACGACCGGGACGTCAACGACCGATACGACAACGGCGACCACGACCACCACAACCGCGACCACCACGACCACCACGGCAACCACGACTGTGACCCTGGCGAGCGCACAGTCCGGCGCAACGCTGATGGAAGTGCTCAGCCAGCCTCAGTTCAGCACGCTGCTGAGCCTGGTGCAGAAAGCCAACCTGATGGGCGCCCTGACTGCAGGTGACGTGACCCTCTTTGCGCCCACGAATGACGCCTTTGCGAAGCTGCCGCAGACGACCCTGGACGCACTGATGGCCAGCCCGGATCAGCTCAAGCAGGTGCTGCTGTTCCACGTGGTCACGGGCCGCGTGGTCGATGCTGGCCTGAACGTCGCTCAGCTGCGGTCCATGGAAGGCAGCAGCATTGACCTGACCACGAATGGCAGCACCTACCGCGTGGGCGTCCTGAAGGCTGGTGCCATCACCGGCGGCACGATCAATACCCGCGCCGATGCCGGCAACAGCGTCGTTTACCCGATCGATACGGTGCTTCTGCCCCCCACCCTGAAGTAAGCGTATTCACGCTGGCCGCCCGGACACACTCCGGGCGGCCAGTGTCACGCCGGGGCAAGTCAGACGGGTTCGAGGTCCGGATGCTGGCGAAGGAACTGTGCCCACGTGGCGTGCGTGCGGGGCAGACCGGCACGTTCTGTCCAGGCCCAGTAGGGGGTGTAGAGGCTGCGGGCCGTGACCACCTCATCACGGAAGATGTGTGCACTGAGGCCGGTGCGCATCAGCCCGCTCGTCTCGAAGCGCCGCAGGACGCCCCGGCGGTCGTAAGGCACCGCCCGCAATGTGGCCTCCCACCCCTGGGGGGTGGCGGTGAGCAGCAGGTATTGTGCGCGCGGGTCGCCTGTGGCGGGCGCGCCAACTGCACCCGTATTGAGAATCAGGACGCCGTTCAGGGTAGCGTGAACCGGCCGGTGAATGTGCGAACCGATCAGGACCCCATACGGCGCCTCACCCGGGCGATGGGCAAGCGCCGCAATCCGGTCCGGCGCGCTGCGGTCACTGAGGCTTTCCCGGTAGTGGTCGCGGGTGCCATGCGCCATCTGCACGGCACTCAGGCCAGCTTGGTGCAGGTCGAGGAACATCGGCCAGCTGGCGGGCACATGCAGCAGCCCGGCGTGGTCGAGCTGTTCGGCGCTCCAGGCTGTCGCGCCCCAGAATGGGTCCGTGAACCAGTCCGCGGGGAGGTTAGCGCTGCGGGTGTGCCAGAGGCGCAGGAGATCATCGTGGTTGCCGAGGGTGAAGGTGACATCGGTCCGTTCGAGCAGCGTGCGCAGCACTTCGACCGAGTCGGGACCCCGGTTCACGACGTCGCCGTTGACGATCAGCCGCTCAGCCCCCTGGTTCCGGGCGTCGCGCAGGACCGCCCGGAGCGCGTCGGCATTGCCGTGGATATCTGCCAGGACTGCCAGCCTCATTCGGCCGGCAGTCTAGGGCATGCTGGGCGGCGCAACCGGAATGCGCCGCCCACTCAGCCGAAGATCAGGGTTATCCGGGGGAGGGGTCAGTTCCGGAAGATGACCTCCTCCCGGCTGAAGGACCGCAGGGCCAGGGCACACAGGGTTAGCGCGGCAAGAAGATTCACGGCGAACGCCAGGGCGGCGTGCCCAGGGTTCAACGCGCCGCGCACCGTGTCCAGGATACTGACCATCCCGCCAATCAGAGGAACGGCGTACAGGCCGGGTCCACTGTGCAGGAAGTCCGCGAACTGCAGCATCACTGCGGGAATGACGATCAGCATGGTGATGGGCGCCACGTAGGTCTGGGCTTCCTTGAAGGACCGGGCGTAGATGCCCACAGTGATCAGCAGGGCGCTGATCAGGACCGCCGTGGAGGCGGCGGTGCCGAGCAGGGACAGCAGGGCAGACGGGCTGAGGCTCAGCTGCCCGCCGATGCCCTGCGTGAAGGCGGCGCTGGCTTCCGGCTGCCGGTCCTGGAGGGCGCGCATGGCCAGGCCGCTGAGGAGGAACCCGGCCACACTGAAAGCGGCGCTGGTGAGGGCCGTCAGGGTCGTGGCGAGCAGCTTGCCGGCGACAACCTCGGCGCGGCGGACCGGCGAGACGAGCAGGCTTTCAAGCGTGCCGCGTTCCTTCTCTCCTGCTGTGGCGTCCAGGGCAGTGGCCATGGCGCCCGCGAGGATGAACTGCATCATCAGCATGGGAATCAGGAAGGCCAGCTGGCCACTGCGTTGCTCCTGGGTGCTGCTGGCGTCCACGGGGCGCAGGGTGACCGGCGTGAGCGTGGACTCGCTGAGGCCAAGGCTGGTGAGGCGCTGTACGGTCAACTGCCGGTTGTAGGCTTCAAGGACGTCCTGCACTTTGCTGTACGCGCCAGTCTGCGCGCGCAGGTTGCCCAGTTTGGCGTAGATGTTCAGCGTTCCCGTGCCGTCACCGGCCCGCTCGGGCAGTGGTGAGGAAGCCTGGACGGCGGCGTCCACGCTGCCGCTCTGCACCGCCTGGAGCGGGTCGGTGACGGGCACGAGATCCACGCCGGCGCGGACGACCGTGCCGTCCGGGAGGGTTTCGTCGCGTTCCAGCGCGGCACGCAACCCGCCGGGGAGTTCGCCGCTGATGCCCAGCTGCTGCCGGGTCTGCTGCTGTCCGCCGATCAGGCTACCCATCATCAGTGGGAGGCCCAGCGTGAACAGCGGGATCAGGATCAGCGGCATGAGGATGGTGGCGTTCAGGGTGCGCCGGTCCCGCAGGGTCGACAGGAGGTCGCGGACGGTGATTTCCCACACCAGGGCGCGGCGCAGGCCGCGGCGCGCGTCAGCCGGCATGTGGCACCTCGGCCTGTATGAGGTGGAAAAAGGCGCCTTCCAGGGTGGTCTGCGCGGTGCGCTGCAGGATGTCAGGAATGGAACTGACCGTGAGGAGGCGACCCTCATGTAGGATGGCGACGCGGTCGCAGACTTCCTCGACCTCACTCATGACGTGCGTGGAGTAGACGGTCAGACGTCCAGGCGCGCGGGTGGCGTGGACAAAGTCCAGCAGGGTGCGCCGCGCGAAGATGTCCAGGCCGCTGGCCGCTTCGTCGAGAATCAGGATGGGCGGGTCATGGATGACGGCGCGGGCAATCACCACTTTCTGTTTCATCCCGGTGGAGTACTCGCCCGCGCGGGCGTCGAGGGTGCGGCCCAGGTCCAGGCGGCGGTCGAGTTCGTCGATGCGGGCGTCCGCCTGGGCGCGGCTCAGGCCGTACAGGGCGGCAAAGGAGCGCAGCACCTCCCGGCCGGTCAGGCGTGCAGGAAGGCCCATGCCGCCGTTCACGACGCCCACGACACGCCGGACGCCTTCAGGATCGCTGTGAATGTCATGTCCGGCGACGGTGGCCGTGCCGCTGTCGGGCCGGAGGAGCGTGGCGAGGATGCGCAGCAGGGTGGTTTTTCCGGCGCCGTTGGGGCCGAGCAGGCCGAACACCTCGCCTTCGCGGGCGCTGAAGGTGACCTGCCGGAGGGCGGGATAGGTCCCGTAGGTTTTGGTCAGGGTGTGAATGTCGAGCATGGATCTCCTTAGGGTTCGCCGGGCGGCCCGTTCAGGCTACGCCGCACCCGACCGTGAAGTTCCCTGAAGTGACCAGTCAAACGGTGAGATGGATGTGGATCAGGACCAAAAAGCCTGTGCTGGCGCAGCAAAGCGTTCGCTGTCACAGGACGCTCCTAAAACGCAATACCCCCATTGCCTCATGCACTATGAGAGAAAATCTGCGACAATAGGAAAGTTGCGCTAGAGGGCGCAGCTTCCGCCGAAGTTGCACCGAGTCAGGTTTTTAAACGTCCCGACACCGTCTTCGACGCCACCCGCCCTCACGGTCCACACCCTCAGCCGGGCGTGACCGGACCCGAATCACCCTCGTTCATCGCCGCACCACCTCCAGGGAGGCGCGGCGCCCGGAGGACCACATGTTTAACCCCCCCACCCTCGAAGATCTGCAGGAAACCCGGCGCGCCAACGAGAAGCTTGTTCTCAAGGCGCTGGAAAGCAAACCCGAATGGGTTGAAACCGAACTTGCCAAGACCACCGGTCTGGCGCTGTCCCACCTGCGCGCCGCGCTTGCCAGCCTGCTCGATCAGGGCCGCGTGCGCCGTCTGCCCGGCACCGGGACGCGCGCCGTGTACGGCCTCGCTGATCCCGGCCTGGCCGACGTGCCTGCCACGGCCCTGACCAGCGACGCGAAGAAGGTCCGCGATTATCTCGAAGGGCGCGCTGACTCCGCGCTGTACATGAGTGATCAGCTCCGCATGACCCGCGAGGACGTCATGGCCGCCCTGAGCCTCCTCAACGCGCACGGCATGATCACCTGCACCTTCGTGGGCAGCCTCGTGATCTTCCGCCTGAAAGAAACCCAGGCGCTGGGTCAGGAAAGCGCCGCACCCGAAAAGACCGGGCGCAAGAAAAACGTCGCCTGAACCTGGGCGCCTCCCTCTCCCCCGCCCCGGCGGGGGTTTTTTCTGGCTCATCAGGCCAAGAGAAAAGCCGCCGCGCCCACGGGTGCGGCGGCCTGACCTGCGCTGAAGCTATTCCTTCACGCCGCCCGCGACGGCGCCGCCCACGAAGAAGTTCTGGAAGCCGTAGAACAGCCCCACGATCGGCAGGGCGCCCAGCGTGGCCGCCGCGGCGAACACGCCCCACTTCGTGCTGAACTGCCCGCTGGTGAACGACCGGAGCATCACGCCGACCGTCCAGTGCTCCACGCCGGTCATCAGGATGCTGGCGAGAATGAACTCCGCGTAGGTGCCGATAAACTGGTTCAGGAAGATAAAAACCAGCATGCCGCGCGACAGGGGCAGCACCACGCGGGTGAAGGTCTGCCAGCGGGTCGCGCCGTCGACCATCGCTGCTTCCTCCAGCGATTCCGGCAGGCTCTCCACGTACCCCTTGAAGATCCAGGTGTTGAAGGCAATGGCGCCGCCGGAGTACGCCAGGATCAGCCCGGTGAACGTGTTGCTCAGGCCCAGGTCAGTCAGGAGTTTGAACACGGCCACGAGAGCCAGAAACACCGGGAACATCTGAATAAAGATGAAGAACAGCAGCATCTGGAAACGGCCCGGGAAGCGCAGGCGCGCCATGGCGTACCCGGCGGTGGTGGACAGCAGGATCGCCAGAATGCCGGTCAGCCCGGAGACCAGCAGGGTATTGCGGACGGACAGCAGGAACTTGCTCTCGTTGCTGCCCCCCGTGAACTGCGCGGGGGTCATGAAGATTACCAGCACCGCCAGCGCCGCCACGAGTGTCCGCAGACTCCAGGCGCGGATGTTCGCCTGCGCTTCGCTGTCGCGGCCTACTCTGCTGATCAGCAGGGACAGCAGCAGCGCCGCGAGCGCCGCGCCGGAGATCAGCGCCAGCAGCAGCTGCCACGCGGGGATGGTCACGCCCTCGAAGAGCTTCCCGAAGTTCTCCAGGCTGAGCTGGCTGACGTCCGGAAGCAGCCCGGTTTTATAGAACGGGTTGGTGCTGCCAAAGTCAGGGAAGGCGAAGAGGCTGTTGCGCGGATCGAACGCCGCGATCAGCACGTAAAGCAGCGGGTAGATGGCGCCCAGAACGACCAGAATCAGGAACAGGTGGGTCAGCTGGTCGCCCAGCACCGCGGCGTAGCTGATGCGGCGCCCCGTACGGGCCATGCCGATCTGCTGGCCCAGCAGACTGGTGAGGGCCAGCACACCGCTGGCGGCCAGCAGGAACAGCAGGAAGCGCACCCAGCCGCGCTCCACGAAGTAGATGGAAAAACTCTTGGCCTTGCCGTTCAGGCTGTTGTTCAGCGTGACGCCCAGCCAGATGAGCAGGCCGAGAACGACCGCGCCGACCACCCAGGGCAGCAGGCGGCGCAGGAGCGTGGGTTCACGGTGCACGTACCCGCCGGGCGGCAGGGGCGCGTTGCGGTTCGGGGTGGGGGCGGCGGTCACTTGCGGGCCTCCTCGAACACGCCGGCCGCCTTGAAGTTCACGAGGCTGATGGCGAGCGTCAAGAAGAAGATGATCAGGGCGATGGCGCTGGCCAGGGCGAAGTTCTGCCCGCCGCTGGACACGAACGC from Deinococcus taeanensis carries:
- a CDS encoding metallophosphoesterase family protein encodes the protein MRLAVLADIHGNADALRAVLRDARNQGAERLIVNGDVVNRGPDSVEVLRTLLERTDVTFTLGNHDDLLRLWHTRSANLPADWFTDPFWGATAWSAEQLDHAGLLHVPASWPMFLDLHQAGLSAVQMAHGTRDHYRESLSDRSAPDRIAALAHRPGEAPYGVLIGSHIHRPVHATLNGVLILNTGAVGAPATGDPRAQYLLLTATPQGWEATLRAVPYDRRGVLRRFETSGLMRTGLSAHIFRDEVVTARSLYTPYWAWTERAGLPRTHATWAQFLRQHPDLEPV
- a CDS encoding ABC transporter permease, with the translated sequence MPADARRGLRRALVWEITVRDLLSTLRDRRTLNATILMPLILIPLFTLGLPLMMGSLIGGQQQTRQQLGISGELPGGLRAALERDETLPDGTVVRAGVDLVPVTDPLQAVQSGSVDAAVQASSPLPERAGDGTGTLNIYAKLGNLRAQTGAYSKVQDVLEAYNRQLTVQRLTSLGLSESTLTPVTLRPVDASSTQEQRSGQLAFLIPMLMMQFILAGAMATALDATAGEKERGTLESLLVSPVRRAEVVAGKLLATTLTALTSAAFSVAGFLLSGLAMRALQDRQPEASAAFTQGIGGQLSLSPSALLSLLGTAASTAVLISALLITVGIYARSFKEAQTYVAPITMLIVIPAVMLQFADFLHSGPGLYAVPLIGGMVSILDTVRGALNPGHAALAFAVNLLAALTLCALALRSFSREEVIFRN
- a CDS encoding ABC transporter ATP-binding protein codes for the protein MLDIHTLTKTYGTYPALRQVTFSAREGEVFGLLGPNGAGKTTLLRILATLLRPDSGTATVAGHDIHSDPEGVRRVVGVVNGGMGLPARLTGREVLRSFAALYGLSRAQADARIDELDRRLDLGRTLDARAGEYSTGMKQKVVIARAVIHDPPILILDEAASGLDIFARRTLLDFVHATRAPGRLTVYSTHVMSEVEEVCDRVAILHEGRLLTVSSIPDILQRTAQTTLEGAFFHLIQAEVPHAG
- a CDS encoding transcriptional regulator, which gives rise to MFNPPTLEDLQETRRANEKLVLKALESKPEWVETELAKTTGLALSHLRAALASLLDQGRVRRLPGTGTRAVYGLADPGLADVPATALTSDAKKVRDYLEGRADSALYMSDQLRMTREDVMAALSLLNAHGMITCTFVGSLVIFRLKETQALGQESAAPEKTGRKKNVA
- a CDS encoding sugar ABC transporter permease; the encoded protein is MTAAPTPNRNAPLPPGGYVHREPTLLRRLLPWVVGAVVLGLLIWLGVTLNNSLNGKAKSFSIYFVERGWVRFLLFLLAASGVLALTSLLGQQIGMARTGRRISYAAVLGDQLTHLFLILVVLGAIYPLLYVLIAAFDPRNSLFAFPDFGSTNPFYKTGLLPDVSQLSLENFGKLFEGVTIPAWQLLLALISGAALAALLLSLLISRVGRDSEAQANIRAWSLRTLVAALAVLVIFMTPAQFTGGSNESKFLLSVRNTLLVSGLTGILAILLSTTAGYAMARLRFPGRFQMLLFFIFIQMFPVFLALVAVFKLLTDLGLSNTFTGLILAYSGGAIAFNTWIFKGYVESLPESLEEAAMVDGATRWQTFTRVVLPLSRGMLVFIFLNQFIGTYAEFILASILMTGVEHWTVGVMLRSFTSGQFSTKWGVFAAAATLGALPIVGLFYGFQNFFVGGAVAGGVKE